One Tolypothrix bouteillei VB521301 DNA window includes the following coding sequences:
- a CDS encoding PLP-dependent aminotransferase family protein, translating into MSSPISVGKGMEFHLTLAERHDLTGQIYRQLRAAILDGRLPAGEQLLPTRELASQLGVSRNTVMEAYDLLVSDGLLEGRVGAGTFVADIVSSDRSLQNLRQSAIEIKPFWRQLTGAQLLPPPPANLMYNFSLSLPDKLRFPFEDWRRISAFCSRRLAEVPVGYGPPEGIRELRDAIVKYVSFSRAVRCHQDNVIVTNGAQQAFDLIARVLIEPQTVVAMEDPGYPPVRLLFESYGAQVVGVPVDAQGLQVECLPKNAKLIYVTPSHQFPLGMPMSLPRRIALLEWATQHGAAIIEDDYDSEFRFAGRPLESLQNLDRTGRVLYVGTFSKVMFPELRLGFIVAPDLIQQALVVAKQLSDLHSPVLAQATLAKFIVDGYLAKHIRKLHKIYDQRRQCLIANLKKSFSPWLEPIPAEAGLHIATFLTSDIKSNAVIDEAAEQGIFLFSLEHFYTSSTVKSGLIFGYGTIEVKQINAGLDLLRKILSKNV; encoded by the coding sequence TTGAGTAGTCCAATTTCAGTGGGAAAAGGTATGGAGTTCCATCTAACACTGGCTGAACGTCACGATTTAACCGGGCAAATTTACCGACAGCTTCGGGCGGCGATTTTGGATGGGCGTTTGCCCGCAGGCGAGCAACTACTACCAACTCGCGAACTGGCGTCTCAATTGGGTGTTTCGAGAAATACGGTGATGGAGGCGTATGATTTGCTCGTGAGTGATGGATTGCTTGAGGGACGCGTTGGTGCGGGGACTTTCGTTGCTGATATTGTTTCCAGCGATCGCTCCCTTCAAAATCTCAGACAATCAGCTATTGAGATCAAACCTTTTTGGCGACAGTTAACTGGTGCTCAATTGTTACCCCCTCCACCAGCCAATTTGATGTATAACTTTTCCCTAAGTCTTCCCGATAAACTGAGATTTCCCTTTGAAGATTGGCGGCGCATATCCGCTTTCTGTTCGCGTCGTTTAGCCGAAGTACCTGTAGGATATGGACCGCCAGAAGGTATCAGAGAATTACGAGACGCGATCGTCAAATACGTGTCCTTCAGCCGTGCTGTCAGGTGTCATCAAGACAACGTCATCGTGACGAATGGCGCACAGCAAGCATTTGATTTAATTGCGCGAGTTCTGATTGAACCGCAAACAGTGGTAGCAATGGAAGATCCGGGCTATCCTCCTGTACGTCTTCTTTTCGAGTCCTATGGCGCACAAGTGGTTGGAGTTCCAGTAGATGCACAAGGACTGCAAGTGGAGTGCCTTCCCAAAAATGCAAAGCTGATCTATGTGACTCCTTCGCACCAGTTTCCTTTAGGGATGCCAATGTCATTACCACGTCGGATCGCACTCCTGGAATGGGCAACACAGCATGGGGCGGCGATTATTGAGGATGATTACGATAGCGAGTTTCGTTTTGCCGGACGACCATTGGAATCATTGCAGAATTTAGACCGTACTGGAAGAGTTCTCTACGTGGGGACATTCTCTAAAGTGATGTTTCCAGAGCTCCGTTTGGGATTTATTGTTGCTCCAGATTTGATACAACAGGCGTTAGTTGTGGCAAAACAACTGAGCGATCTGCACAGTCCAGTGTTAGCGCAAGCAACACTGGCAAAGTTTATTGTTGATGGTTATTTAGCAAAGCATATTCGGAAGTTACATAAAATTTATGACCAGCGTCGGCAATGTTTAATTGCGAATCTGAAGAAATCTTTTTCTCCTTGGTTAGAACCTATTCCCGCTGAAGCTGGTCTGCATATTGCTACTTTTTTAACTTCTGATATAAAAAGTAATGCTGTGATTGATGAAGCAGCAGAACAGGGGATATTTCTTTTTTCTCTTGAGCATTTTTATACTTCATCTACGGTTAAATCGGGTTTG
- a CDS encoding alpha-hydroxy acid oxidase, with protein MNKNSTRPLNLFEYEKLAVECLSQMALDYYASGAWDEITLRDNRAAFERYKLRPRMLVDVSKRNLATHILSQPIQMPLLIAPMAFQCLACPEGEIATARAARSSGVGMVLSTLSTKSIEEVASSCHGSDSPALQWFQLYIHKDRGLTRALVERAYNAGYKALCLTVDAPVLGRRERDRHNEFALPPGLQLANLVNISGLNIPYQAGESGLFTYFAQQLDPAITWKDLEWLQSLSPLPLVLKGILRGDDAVRAIEYGAKAIVVSNHGGRQLDGAIASLNALVEVVKAVDGRAEILIDGGIRRGTDILKALALGAKAVLVGRPILWGLAVAGEAGVARVISLLRDELDVAMALSGCASLKDVDSQLLTCGTTPS; from the coding sequence ATGAATAAGAATAGTACAAGACCGCTGAATTTATTTGAGTATGAAAAGTTAGCCGTTGAGTGCTTATCTCAAATGGCATTAGACTATTACGCCAGTGGTGCTTGGGATGAGATCACCTTAAGAGATAATCGGGCGGCTTTTGAACGATACAAGTTGCGTCCGCGAATGCTTGTGGATGTGAGCAAGCGCAATTTGGCAACTCATATCTTGAGTCAACCCATTCAAATGCCTCTCCTCATTGCTCCGATGGCTTTTCAATGTCTTGCTTGTCCTGAAGGAGAAATTGCCACAGCAAGAGCAGCTCGCTCCTCTGGTGTTGGAATGGTGTTAAGCACTCTCTCCACAAAAAGTATAGAAGAAGTTGCCAGCAGTTGCCATGGCTCTGATTCTCCTGCTTTGCAATGGTTCCAACTTTACATCCATAAAGACCGAGGACTGACTCGCGCTTTGGTAGAAAGAGCTTACAATGCAGGGTATAAAGCACTTTGCTTGACTGTAGATGCGCCTGTTTTGGGACGTAGAGAACGAGACAGACACAATGAGTTTGCTCTACCACCAGGTTTGCAATTGGCTAATTTGGTCAATATCTCCGGGCTGAATATTCCCTATCAAGCAGGGGAATCTGGTTTGTTTACCTATTTTGCCCAGCAATTAGACCCGGCAATCACGTGGAAAGATTTAGAATGGTTGCAGTCTTTATCTCCCCTACCTTTGGTATTGAAAGGAATTTTACGGGGAGATGATGCCGTGCGAGCAATAGAATATGGAGCAAAGGCAATTGTTGTTTCCAATCACGGCGGACGTCAATTGGATGGTGCGATCGCTTCTTTAAACGCCTTAGTAGAAGTCGTCAAAGCAGTCGATGGGCGTGCTGAAATCTTAATCGATGGAGGAATCCGTAGAGGAACGGATATTTTAAAAGCTCTAGCGTTAGGAGCCAAAGCTGTGTTGGTCGGTCGTCCCATATTGTGGGGATTGGCTGTTGCTGGAGAAGCCGGTGTTGCTCGTGTTATCTCTTTGTTAAGAGATGAATTAGATGTAGCTATGGCATTAAGTGGTTGTGCGAGTTTGAAGGATGTGGATAGTCAGCTTTTAACCTGTGGCACGACTCCAAGTTAA
- a CDS encoding cupin domain-containing protein, producing the protein MPQLIPQPKRIEAAGNKPKIIDEYIGRVSTQTEVVSIAHMRSPSGWIEPGQRPEFDEFTLVLKGTLRVESSDGYLDVQAGQGVIARAGEWVRYSTPTEEGAEYIAVCLPAFSPDTVHRDGTDNE; encoded by the coding sequence ATGCCACAACTTATACCGCAACCGAAGCGTATCGAAGCTGCAGGTAATAAGCCCAAGATAATTGATGAGTACATCGGTCGTGTATCAACTCAGACTGAAGTTGTCAGTATTGCTCATATGCGATCGCCCAGTGGGTGGATTGAACCGGGACAGCGTCCTGAATTTGATGAATTCACTCTAGTCCTGAAAGGCACGTTGAGAGTAGAATCTTCGGATGGGTACTTGGATGTTCAAGCCGGACAAGGGGTCATTGCACGAGCGGGTGAATGGGTTCGCTACAGCACTCCTACAGAAGAGGGAGCTGAGTATATCGCTGTTTGTCTTCCTGCATTTTCACCTGACACCGTGCATCGCGATGGAACAGACAATGAATAA